The following DNA comes from Pseudanabaena yagii GIHE-NHR1.
ACATTATGGAGATTAACTGAATTGCGTAAGAGTTAACGCAGAAAACCCAAAGCTGCGCCGATTATTAAAAATATACCCATAATTAGTCGATACCAAACAAAGATCCAAGTGCTTTGCTTTTCTAAATAGCGTAATAGCCCAAAAATAGCCAGAAATGCGGAAATACTAGCTGAGAGTAACCCTGTACCAAGAATTAACCAACCATTGAGGTCTAATCCTGCCTTGCTTAAGGAATGTAATTCCACGGCTCCTCCGAGAATAATTGCGGGTAATCCCAATAGAAAAGAGAATCTCGCCGCAGTTTCGCGTTCCATATTCAGGAATAGCCCTGCGGTGAGAGTAGAGCCTGAGCGCGATACTCCAGGGATTAAGGCAAGCGTTTGGGCTATTCCCACTAGTAGTCCATCTAAAAGTGCCAGTCTTTTAAAATCTCTTTTTCTACTGCCCCGTAACTCCGCGATCGCCAATAATATAGACATCACAATAGAAGCAATACCAATTACCGTAAGACTACGTAGAGGAGAGTTAGGCGCATCTAGAGTCTTTTTGAGCAATAGCCCCACGATCACAATTGGTATTGTTCCAATTAATAATCCTAAAGTTAAGCGTAGAGATTGAGATTGATAGTCTTGATGGGCGATCGCTTTAATCGAACTACCGACTAAGCTTTTGATATCTTGCCAAAAGTAAGCTAAAACTGCACCTAAACTCGCAAGCTGCATCGCTGCGGAAAAGGCTGTACCAGGGTCTTGCCATCCCAGTAGACTGGGGACAATTCGCAGGTGAGCTGTGCTACTAATTGGTAATAGTTCAGTGATTCCCTGCACAATTCCTAAGAAAATCACTTTCAGCCAGCCTAGCTCCACAAAACCAAGGTCGATAGTCTCAGAAGCAGCTATTGCAGTT
Coding sequences within:
- a CDS encoding undecaprenyl-diphosphate phosphatase gives rise to the protein MFLTAIAASETIDLGFVELGWLKVIFLGIVQGITELLPISSTAHLRIVPSLLGWQDPGTAFSAAMQLASLGAVLAYFWQDIKSLVGSSIKAIAHQDYQSQSLRLTLGLLIGTIPIVIVGLLLKKTLDAPNSPLRSLTVIGIASIVMSILLAIAELRGSRKRDFKRLALLDGLLVGIAQTLALIPGVSRSGSTLTAGLFLNMERETAARFSFLLGLPAIILGGAVELHSLSKAGLDLNGWLILGTGLLSASISAFLAIFGLLRYLEKQSTWIFVWYRLIMGIFLIIGAALGFLR